The sequence ATTAATTTGGCTATTTCTTTTATGTCTTTTTTTTGGTTGGCTATGATATAGTCTTGATTGCCGTATGGGCTGTCCATGGCGCTTATCATTGCCGCCGCGACATCCCTAACATCCACAAAGTTATACGAACCTTTGAAGTAAAATTTCAAAAAAATCTTGGACTGGTAATAAGAAATAATCTTGCGGGAATACGAAACTCTATAATCCCTAGGACCGATTACCGCGGAAGGAAAAACGCTTACGATATCAAGCCCGCGTTGCCTGCCTCTGTCTATCTCTTGGCTTGCCAAAACCTTGGTCTTGGCGTAAGCGCCTTTTACGTTATTGATACCGGTTTCAACATCTTCAATGATTTTGCCCGTTTTGGGCGTTTTTAGCGCTTCCACGCTATTGGCAAAGATAAGCCTTTTTACGCCGTGTTTTAGGCAAGCGTCAATAACATTGCGGACGCCCAGCACATTGGTCTGGTATAATTCTTGGGTTAGTTTTTTGCCCAAGCTTATAACGCCCGCGGTATGAAACACATATTGGCGGCCCTCAACCGCTTTTTGCGCGTCTTGATATTTTTTGATATCGCCTATTACTACTTGGGAAACAAGGTCTTTAATATGGTCAATGCCTTTTGGACTTCGGACCAAGATTTTTAGACGGTCCTTTGGAAAAATTTTGGACAATTCATATACCAAAGTATTGCCGATATGACCTCTGGCGCCTGTGACTAATACCATATTAACCCCAAAAAATATATAATAAAAACACAATAAAGTATAGCACCAAACGGCGCTAATGACAATAAAACTAAAAAGGCTATAAAAGATTAAAGGCGATTTCTTTTACAGCCAATCCATATAGGTTTTTAAGTCCACATAACCGTCATCGCTTACCTTGACGCCCTCGCTTTCTAAAAGTTTTTTTTGGATTTGCTCGCCCCCAAAGGCAAAACTAGGGGCGAGTTTGCCATGGCAATTGACTACGCGGTGGCACGGGATATTTTCAGGGTCAGGGTTATGATGCAAAGCGTATCCCACCACCCTGCTTGCGCGCGGGCTGCCCGCCATAAACGCGATAACGCCGTATGTGCAAACCTTGCCTTTTGGGATTTTTTTGACCGCTTCGTATACTCTTTGGAAAAAATTTGCCATAGACTTTTTACCTTGGTTTTTAACTTTATTATCTATTGTTTTTATATCTTATTTTAAGTTTTTTAAAATGTTTTGTATTACCTTTAACAACTCTTGAGAGTCTTTTAAGCTGAAAATCGGGCTCTGTTTTTGGTTATTTTGTTGTAATTGCTCAAAATACTCTATCTCATACTCATAGCCGTTGATTTTGTGCGGGAAAGAGAATGTTTTGGCCTGGCCTTTTGTTTTCAAAATGACTTTATCCGCGCCTATATAATAAGGAAGGATTATTTTGCCCTTTTCGCCTAAAATAACGGCTTTTATATTCGGAATCTTTTTCTTGATGCTGCTAATTAGACTGGCCTTCGCTCCTTGTATGTTTTCTAAAACAATTTTATCAACCAAATCTATG comes from Clostridiales bacterium and encodes:
- a CDS encoding NAD-dependent epimerase/dehydratase family protein translates to MVLVTGARGHIGNTLVYELSKIFPKDRLKILVRSPKGIDHIKDLVSQVVIGDIKKYQDAQKAVEGRQYVFHTAGVISLGKKLTQELYQTNVLGVRNVIDACLKHGVKRLIFANSVEALKTPKTGKIIEDVETGINNVKGAYAKTKVLASQEIDRGRQRGLDIVSVFPSAVIGPRDYRVSYSRKIISYYQSKIFLKFYFKGSYNFVDVRDVAAAMISAMDSPYGNQDYIIANQKKDIKEIAKLIGKFSNTKSIYIRLPLFLMYIFGFLANGLFKIFGKSCAFNPYSISILQRNCDFDIQKAVNQLGFQPRDLTQTIKDTVAWLQDNKGKP
- a CDS encoding MGMT family protein, encoding MANFFQRVYEAVKKIPKGKVCTYGVIAFMAGSPRASRVVGYALHHNPDPENIPCHRVVNCHGKLAPSFAFGGEQIQKKLLESEGVKVSDDGYVDLKTYMDWL
- a CDS encoding Gfo/Idh/MocA family oxidoreductase, producing the protein MRKANAINMDELQAMTAAAKENNALLAEALWTAYLPAIHKTKELINDGAIGKVVSLDCRFCINIPRSVSRLYDQNGGGALLDIGIYNMFLARLVLGDFTVIKTLIKRDPQGIDLVDKIVLENIQGAKASLISSIKKKIPNIKAVILGEKGKIILPYYIGADKVILKTKGQAKTFSFPHKINGYEYEIEYFEQLQQNNQKQSPIFSLKDSQELLKVIQNILKNLK